The following are encoded together in the Brassica napus cultivar Da-Ae chromosome A9, Da-Ae, whole genome shotgun sequence genome:
- the LOC106381754 gene encoding MYB-like transcription factor ETC1 yields the protein MDKQRKSKHPKTNAYATIVSSSSEEVSSLEWEEIAMTQEEEDLICRMYKLVGERWDLIAGRIPGRTAQVIERFWVMKNHRRA from the exons ATGGATAAGCAGCGTAAGTCGAAGCATCCCAAGACCAATGCTTATGCCACcattgtttcctcttcttcggaag AAGTGAGCAGTCTTGAGTGGGAAGAAATAGCAATgacacaagaagaagaggattTGATCTGCAGAATGTATAAGCTTGTCGGCGAAAG GTGGGATTTAATAGCTGGGAGGATTCCAGGAAGAACGGCACAAGTGATCGAGAGGTTTTGGGTCATGAAGAATCATCGAAGAGCTTGA
- the LOC106381744 gene encoding tyrosine-protein kinase Srms, translating into MEQLREIGEVLGGIRALMVFKDNIHINQRQCTLLLDLFIATYDSVSESMRLNLRFGEKNTSKWKILEQPLRELLCVVREGEAYVRFSLEPKLGFWAKAVFLQHNIDCMELHVHNLLSSVPIIIEAIEMASELSGWDEQEMNKKRLVHSNKYMKQWNDSQMFTWKFGREYLVTEDLCSRYESAWREDMWLLTQELQEKRRPGSSKQDRKMAEFLLKNLGDGNELFPSSILVSSKDYQVKKRLGNGSQYKEITWLGESFALRHFFGDIDALLPQVTSLLSLSHPNIVYYLCGFADEEKKECFLVMELMSKSLGTHVKEVCGPRRKNTLSLPVAVDLMLQVSRGMEYLHSKGVYHGELNPSNILVKPRRSNQTGDGHYLHGKICGFGLTSVKGFSFKSASSNESFPFIWYSPEVLEEQEQGGSSLKYTEKSDVYSFGMVCFELLTGKVPFEDSHLQGDKMSRNIRAGERPLFPFHSPKFITNLTKRCWHADPNQRPSFSSISRVLRYIKRFLALNPECQQDTLVSPPVDYCEIETKLLKKLSWEKTTELVQVSQVPFQMFAYRVVEQAKTCKKNNLREASESGSEWASCSEDEGGGGSDEQVSSEKERRLSCSNEVGMRKKKPVSKRASGLKPIQKPGLSSSQYI; encoded by the coding sequence ATGGAGCAACTTCGAGAGATAGGAGAGGTATTAGGAGGCATAAGAGCCTTAATGGTGTTCAAGGACAACATTCATATCAACCAGCGTCAATGCACTCTATTACTCGACCTCTTCATCGCCACATACGACTCAGTTTCCGAATCCATGAGACTAAACCTACGTTTCGGAGAGAAGAACACGTCCAAATGGAAGATTCTAGAACAGCCCTTGAGGGAGCTTCTATGTGTGGTACGAGAAGGGGAGGCTTACGTTAGGTTCTCTTTAGAGCCTAAACTAGGCTTTTGGGCTAAAGCTGTTTTCTTACAACACAACATAGATTGCATGGAGCTTCACGTTCATAACCTTCTCTCTTCTGTACCCATCATCATCGAGGCTATAGAGATGGCAAGCGAGCTTTCAGGGTGGGACGAACAAGAGATGAACAAGAAGAGGCTGGTGCATTCGAACAAGTACATGAAGCAATGGAACGACTCTCAGATGTTTACATGGAAGTTCGGGAGAGAGTATTTGGTGACCGAGGACTTGTGCAGCCGGTACGAGAGTGCTTGGAGAGAGGACATGTGGCTTCTAACGCAAGAGCTTCAGGAAAAAAGGCGTCCGGGTTCAAGCAAACAAGACAGGAAGATGGCAGAGTTCCTTTTGAAGAATCTAGGAGATGGTAACGAGCTGTTTCCATCTTCTATTCTGGTCAGCTCGAAAGATTACCAAGTGAAGAAGAGATTAGGTAATGGGAGTCAGTACAAGGAGATTACATGGTTAGGTGAAAGCTTTGCGCTTAGGCATTTCTTTGGAGACATCGATGCTCTGCTTCCTCAGGTCACTTCATTGCTATCTCTTTCACACCCAAACATTGTGTATTACCTTTGTGGATTCGCtgatgaggagaagaaagagTGTTTCCTTGTTATGGAACTAATGAGTAAAAGCCTTGGGACGCACGTCAAAGAGGTGTGTGGTCCGAGGAGGAAGAACACACTCTCCCTCCCGGTCGCGGTTGATCTGATGCTTCAGGTATCACGTGGTATGGAATATCTTCACTCCAAGGGAGTGTACCACGGAGAGTTGAATCCATCTAACATTCTTGTCAAACCAAGAAGAAGTAACCAAACCGGAGATGGGCATTATCTACACGGCAAGATTTGTGGCTTTGGTTTGACTTCTGTCAAGGGCTTCTCCTTTAAAAGTGCTTCTTCGAATGAGAGTTTTCCATTCATATGGTATTCCCCTGAAGTGCTAGAGGAGCAGGAACAGGGCGGAAGCAGCCTTAAGTACACCGAGAAATCTGATGTGTACAGCTTTGGAATGGTTTGCTTTGAGCTTTTAACAGGTAAAGTACCGTTTGAGGATAGCCACCTTCAAGGAGATAAAATGAGTAGAAACATTAGGGCTGGGGAGAGACCGCTTTTCCCGTTTCATTCACCTAAATTCATAACAAACCTGACCAAAAGATGCTGGCATGCTGATCCGAACCAGCGTCCATCTTTCTCGTCCATAAGCAGAGTTCTGCGGTACATCAAACGGTTTTTAGCTTTGAACCCGGAATGTCAACAAGACACGCTTGTCTCTCCTCCTGTGGATTACTGTGAGATAGAGACTAAGCTGTTGAAAAAGCTCTCATGGGAAAAAACAACAGAGTTAGTTCAAGTTTCACAGGTTCCTTTTCAGATGTTTGCATATAGGGTGGTGGAACAGGCAAAGACTTGTAAGAAAAACAATCTCCGAGAGGCTTCAGAATCGGGTAGTGAATGGGCATCGTGTAGTGAAGATGAAGGTGGGGGTGGATCAGACGAGCAGGTGTCATCTGAGAAGGAAAGGAGGCTTTCATGCTCAAATGAGGTGGgtatgaggaagaagaagcctgTTTCAAAAAGAGCTTCTGGCCTGAAACCAATTCAAAAACCAGGTTTGAGCAGTAgtcaatatatatag